From a region of the Pseudoclavibacter endophyticus genome:
- a CDS encoding IMPACT family protein, producing the protein MSSSARRPTGGPVRFAVLGRPVDHELEVKRSRFLCRLRRVASEEAARDAVAEARAGHRLARHHCSAFVLGADRRVRRSSDDGEPAGTAGTPMLDALVQRDTGVGRGADDAGGADLSDVVAIVIRYFGGVLLGAGGLVRAYSEAVTSALDRATFVARERRRILALDAPHADAGRWEHELRTAGIVLLDGEYGAAGVRLRLAVPDIESALGEVEARVAALTQGATALERLGEEWVDVAAQAP; encoded by the coding sequence GTGTCCTCCTCAGCCAGACGCCCGACGGGCGGACCCGTCCGCTTCGCCGTCCTCGGGCGCCCGGTCGACCACGAGCTCGAAGTCAAGCGCTCGCGGTTTCTCTGCCGCCTGCGCCGAGTCGCCAGCGAGGAGGCGGCGCGCGACGCGGTCGCGGAGGCGAGGGCCGGTCACCGGCTTGCGCGGCACCACTGTTCGGCCTTCGTGCTCGGGGCCGACCGCCGCGTGCGGCGCTCGAGCGACGATGGCGAGCCGGCCGGGACCGCCGGCACGCCGATGCTCGACGCGCTCGTTCAGCGGGACACCGGAGTCGGGCGCGGCGCCGACGACGCGGGCGGCGCCGACCTCAGCGACGTCGTCGCGATCGTGATCCGGTACTTCGGCGGCGTGCTGCTCGGCGCCGGTGGGCTCGTACGCGCCTACTCCGAGGCCGTCACGAGCGCGCTCGATCGGGCGACGTTCGTCGCGCGCGAGCGCCGACGCATCCTCGCCCTCGACGCGCCTCACGCGGACGCGGGGCGCTGGGAGCACGAGCTGCGCACGGCCGGCATCGTGCTGCTCGACGGCGAATACGGTGCGGCCGGCGTGCGCCTGCGCCTTGCGGTGCCGGACATCGAGTCGGCGCTGGGAGAGGTCGAGGCCCGCGTCGCGGCCCTCACCCAGGGCGCGACGGCCCTGGAGCGGCTCGGCGAGGAGTGGGTCGACGTCGCAGCTCAGGCCCCGTAG
- the exaC gene encoding acetaldehyde dehydrogenase ExaC, which produces MSVYANPGTDGSVVSFKPRYEHWIGGEWTAPAKGQYFENVTPVTGQVFTEIARGTAEDIEAALDAAHAAAPAWTTTSPTERAIILNKIADRIEENLELLAVAETWDNGKAVRETLNADLPLAVDHFRYFAGAIRAQEGTLSQLDNDTTAYHFHEPLGVVGQIIPWNFPILMGVWKLAPALAAGNCVVLKPAEQTPASILVLIELIADLLPPGVVNIVNGFGVECGKPLASNPRIAKVAFTGETTTGRLIMQYASQNIIPVTLELGGKSPNIFFDDVMAHDDAYWDKAQEGFTLFALNQGEVCTCPSRALIQSSIYDRFLDTVAERTSRIVQGNPLDTETMMGAQASNDQLEKILSYIDIGTQEGAKIRIGGARAELGGELEGGFYVQPTIFEGDNSMRIFQEEIFGPVVAVTAFDDYDDAIAIANDTLYGLGAGVWTRNGNTVYRASRAIQAGRVWVNHFHNYPAHSAFGGYKSSGIGRENHLMMLDHYQQTKNVLVSYSEQKLGFF; this is translated from the coding sequence ATGTCTGTGTACGCGAACCCCGGGACCGACGGATCGGTCGTCTCGTTCAAGCCCCGCTACGAGCACTGGATCGGCGGCGAATGGACCGCCCCCGCGAAGGGCCAGTACTTCGAGAACGTGACCCCGGTGACAGGGCAGGTCTTCACCGAGATCGCGCGAGGTACGGCCGAGGACATCGAGGCAGCGCTCGACGCCGCCCACGCGGCGGCGCCCGCGTGGACCACGACGAGCCCGACCGAGCGCGCGATTATCCTCAACAAGATTGCAGACCGCATCGAGGAGAACCTCGAACTGCTCGCGGTCGCGGAGACCTGGGACAACGGCAAGGCCGTGCGCGAGACCCTGAACGCCGATCTCCCCCTCGCCGTCGACCACTTCCGCTACTTCGCAGGTGCGATCCGAGCGCAGGAGGGCACCCTCAGCCAGCTCGACAATGACACGACCGCCTACCACTTCCACGAGCCCCTCGGCGTGGTGGGGCAGATCATCCCGTGGAACTTTCCGATCCTCATGGGCGTCTGGAAACTGGCGCCCGCGCTCGCCGCAGGCAACTGCGTCGTGCTCAAGCCCGCCGAGCAAACGCCCGCATCGATCCTCGTGCTGATCGAGCTCATCGCCGACCTCCTGCCGCCGGGAGTGGTCAACATCGTCAACGGTTTCGGCGTCGAGTGCGGCAAGCCGCTCGCCTCGAACCCCCGCATCGCCAAGGTCGCGTTCACCGGCGAGACGACGACGGGCCGCCTCATCATGCAGTACGCCTCGCAGAACATCATCCCCGTCACGCTCGAGCTCGGCGGCAAGAGCCCGAACATCTTCTTCGACGACGTCATGGCGCACGATGACGCGTACTGGGACAAGGCGCAGGAGGGCTTCACGCTCTTCGCCCTCAATCAGGGCGAGGTCTGCACGTGTCCGTCGCGGGCCCTCATCCAGTCATCGATCTATGACCGTTTCCTCGACACGGTCGCCGAGCGCACGTCCCGCATCGTGCAGGGCAACCCCCTCGACACCGAGACCATGATGGGCGCGCAGGCATCGAACGATCAGCTCGAGAAGATCCTCAGCTACATCGACATCGGGACGCAGGAGGGCGCGAAAATCCGTATCGGCGGTGCCCGCGCCGAACTCGGCGGCGAGCTCGAGGGCGGGTTCTACGTGCAGCCGACCATCTTCGAGGGCGACAACTCCATGCGCATCTTCCAAGAGGAGATCTTCGGGCCCGTGGTCGCCGTGACGGCGTTCGACGACTACGACGACGCGATCGCCATCGCGAACGACACGCTGTACGGCCTGGGCGCGGGCGTGTGGACGCGGAACGGCAACACCGTCTACCGAGCGTCCCGCGCAATCCAGGCCGGGCGCGTGTGGGTGAACCACTTTCACAACTACCCGGCGCACTCGGCCTTCGGCGGCTACAAGTCGTCGGGCATCGGGCGCGAGAACCACCTCATGATGCTCGACCACTACCAGCAGACGAAGAACGTGCTCGTGAGCTACAGCGAGCAGAAGCTCGGATTCTTCTGA
- a CDS encoding universal stress protein has product MSPAAASPTIIVGVIPGRTAAVVPSAVEFAERFRASLLFAYVDAASALVSPVPDATFVATPLAPEVIDEIEQTAGEQLTAEIRPLLDGHAVEWSAVGRVGDPARSLIGLADDREALMIIVGTREGLRGSIHEFFNGSVAARLSHWQHRPVVVIPLAPKGVGAPLPWNRGGDAGSEPADGAGPAGTSGGPEASG; this is encoded by the coding sequence ATGAGCCCTGCAGCCGCGTCCCCCACCATCATCGTCGGCGTCATTCCCGGTCGCACCGCGGCCGTGGTTCCGAGCGCCGTCGAGTTCGCCGAACGATTCCGTGCCTCGCTGCTCTTCGCATACGTGGATGCTGCGAGCGCGCTCGTGAGCCCCGTGCCCGACGCGACGTTTGTCGCCACCCCGCTTGCGCCCGAGGTCATCGACGAGATCGAGCAGACGGCGGGCGAGCAGCTGACGGCTGAGATCCGGCCGCTGCTCGACGGCCACGCCGTCGAATGGTCGGCGGTCGGGCGCGTCGGCGACCCGGCGCGGTCGCTCATCGGGCTGGCCGATGACCGTGAGGCACTCATGATCATCGTCGGCACGCGCGAGGGGTTGCGCGGATCGATCCACGAGTTCTTCAACGGCTCGGTCGCCGCCCGGCTGTCGCACTGGCAGCACCGGCCCGTCGTCGTGATCCCGCTGGCGCCGAAGGGCGTCGGCGCCCCGCTGCCTTGGAACAGGGGCGGCGACGCGGGGAGCGAGCCGGCCGATGGCGCCGGACCGGCCGGCACGTCGGGCGGGCCGGAGGCGTCTGGCTAG
- a CDS encoding EI24 domain-containing protein, which translates to MIGAVSDFFLGLRLFVRGFGMWGRSPRLMALGAIPGLIVSAVYLAAIVTLAVFVPGIAEWATPFADEWDAVWRDGVRVLVGVAIVAAAIAVGALTFAAVTLTVASPFSEQIARLTDRRLGAAPEGADERFWTALGRGIGDGVVLVGTALLSGVAVFLLGLIPLVGGVLGWTTGAVLGGRALAIELTGTPGDDRGLTLTQRQRLLASRRALSLGFGIGAYLSFLVPGGAVVATPALSAGGVLLLRELVGEPTQPTPPPRTTQPTRER; encoded by the coding sequence GTGATCGGCGCGGTGTCCGACTTCTTCCTCGGGTTGCGCCTGTTCGTGCGCGGATTCGGGATGTGGGGCCGCAGCCCGAGGCTCATGGCGCTCGGGGCGATCCCCGGGCTCATCGTGAGCGCGGTCTATCTCGCGGCAATCGTCACGCTGGCGGTCTTCGTCCCGGGAATTGCGGAGTGGGCGACGCCATTCGCCGACGAGTGGGATGCCGTCTGGCGAGACGGCGTCCGCGTGCTCGTCGGCGTCGCGATCGTCGCGGCCGCAATCGCGGTGGGCGCGCTCACGTTCGCCGCCGTCACCCTCACGGTCGCGTCGCCGTTCTCCGAACAGATCGCCCGGCTGACCGATCGCCGACTCGGCGCGGCGCCGGAAGGCGCGGACGAGCGCTTCTGGACGGCGCTCGGCCGCGGCATCGGCGACGGCGTCGTGCTCGTCGGCACTGCGCTCCTCTCGGGCGTCGCCGTGTTCCTGCTCGGCCTGATCCCGCTCGTCGGCGGAGTGCTCGGCTGGACGACCGGCGCGGTCCTCGGCGGCCGGGCTCTCGCCATCGAGCTGACGGGAACCCCTGGTGATGATCGCGGCCTGACGCTGACGCAGCGCCAGCGCCTGCTCGCGAGCCGGCGCGCCCTGTCGCTCGGCTTCGGCATCGGCGCGTACCTGAGCTTCCTCGTGCCGGGCGGCGCCGTCGTCGCGACGCCGGCGCTGAGTGCCGGCGGCGTCCTGCTGCTGCGAGAGCTCGTGGGGGAGCCGACGCAGCCGACGCCGCCTCCGCGCACGACGCAGCCGACCCGGGAGCGCTGA
- a CDS encoding DUF779 domain-containing protein produces MSETGALASTPTIPGETASRVALTPAAISLLQQLAATHGPLMFHQSGGCCDGSAPMCYPAGEFMTGDADVLLGVFELPGSSGPDGTQTEPSTLEFWMSREQFRYWEHTRLTVDVVDGRGAGFSLEAPEGKRFLIRSELVDPAGRPRPNGSQDRPAGTGQAD; encoded by the coding sequence ATGTCTGAAACCGGAGCGCTTGCGTCGACGCCGACGATCCCGGGCGAGACCGCATCTCGCGTCGCATTGACGCCCGCGGCGATCTCGCTGCTGCAGCAGCTCGCCGCGACGCACGGCCCGCTCATGTTCCATCAATCGGGCGGATGCTGCGACGGCTCCGCGCCCATGTGCTACCCGGCCGGTGAGTTCATGACCGGCGACGCCGACGTGCTGCTCGGCGTCTTCGAACTGCCGGGTTCGTCCGGTCCCGACGGAACGCAGACGGAGCCGAGCACGCTCGAGTTCTGGATGTCGCGCGAGCAATTCCGCTACTGGGAGCACACGCGCCTCACGGTCGACGTTGTCGACGGCCGGGGCGCCGGCTTCTCGCTCGAGGCCCCGGAAGGAAAGCGCTTCCTCATCCGCTCCGAGCTCGTCGATCCCGCCGGCCGACCGCGCCCGAACGGCTCGCAGGACCGACCGGCCGGTACGGGCCAGGCCGACTAG
- the rpsA gene encoding 30S ribosomal protein S1, whose protein sequence is MTITTTDQATKQVAINDIGSAEDFLAAVESTMKHFNDGDLIEGTVVRIDRDEVLLDVGYKTEGVIPSRELSIKHDVDPTEVVEVGDAVEALVLQKEDKEGRLILSKKRAQYERAWGDVEKIKEDDGVVTGTVIEVVKGGLIVDIGLRGFLPASLIELRRVRDLSPYLGQELEAKILELDKNRNNVVLSRRALLEQTQSETRANFLNNLQKGQVRKGVVSSIVNFGAFVDLGGVDGLVHVSELSWKHIDHASEVVEVGQEVTVEILEVDLDRERVSLSLKATQEDPWQVLARTHAIGQIAPGKVTKLVPFGAFVRVADGIEGLVHISELSTGHVELAEQVVSVGQELFVKIIDIDLDRRRISLSLKQANEGVDPEGTEFDPALYGMLAEYDEQGNYKYPEGFDPETNEWKEGFEEQRDAWEQEYALAQSRWEAHKKQVVATLENEQVAEPTTTPVSASSFATDSNGVGTLADDESLAALREKLSGS, encoded by the coding sequence ATGACCATTACTACGACCGATCAGGCAACCAAGCAGGTCGCCATAAATGACATCGGATCTGCTGAGGACTTCCTTGCCGCGGTCGAATCGACGATGAAGCACTTCAACGACGGCGACCTCATCGAAGGTACCGTCGTTCGCATCGACCGGGACGAGGTTCTCCTCGATGTCGGCTACAAGACCGAGGGCGTCATCCCCTCGCGCGAGCTCTCCATCAAGCACGACGTCGACCCAACGGAGGTCGTCGAGGTCGGCGACGCCGTCGAAGCCCTTGTGCTCCAGAAGGAGGACAAAGAAGGCCGACTGATCCTTTCGAAGAAGCGCGCGCAGTACGAGCGCGCGTGGGGCGACGTCGAGAAGATCAAGGAAGACGACGGCGTCGTCACCGGTACGGTCATCGAGGTCGTCAAGGGTGGCCTCATCGTCGACATCGGCCTGCGCGGCTTCCTGCCCGCGTCGCTCATCGAGCTGCGCCGCGTCCGCGATCTCTCGCCGTACCTCGGTCAGGAGCTCGAGGCCAAGATCCTGGAGCTCGACAAGAACCGCAACAACGTCGTGCTCTCGCGCCGAGCGCTCCTTGAGCAGACCCAGTCCGAGACCCGCGCCAACTTCCTGAACAACCTTCAGAAGGGCCAGGTCCGCAAGGGCGTCGTCTCGTCGATCGTCAACTTCGGCGCGTTCGTCGACCTCGGCGGCGTCGACGGCCTCGTGCACGTCTCGGAGCTTTCGTGGAAGCACATCGACCACGCAAGCGAGGTCGTTGAGGTTGGCCAGGAGGTCACCGTCGAGATCCTCGAGGTCGACCTCGACCGCGAGCGCGTTTCGCTCTCGCTGAAGGCGACCCAGGAAGACCCGTGGCAGGTGCTCGCCCGCACGCACGCCATCGGCCAGATCGCGCCAGGGAAGGTCACCAAGCTCGTTCCCTTCGGTGCGTTCGTCCGCGTCGCCGACGGCATCGAGGGCCTCGTGCACATCTCGGAGCTCTCGACCGGTCACGTTGAGCTCGCCGAGCAGGTCGTCTCGGTCGGCCAGGAGCTGTTCGTCAAGATCATCGACATCGATCTCGACCGCCGCCGCATCTCACTGTCGCTCAAGCAGGCGAACGAGGGCGTCGACCCCGAGGGCACCGAGTTCGACCCCGCGCTCTACGGCATGCTCGCCGAGTACGACGAGCAGGGCAACTACAAGTACCCCGAAGGCTTCGACCCCGAGACCAACGAGTGGAAGGAAGGCTTCGAGGAGCAGCGCGACGCCTGGGAGCAGGAGTACGCCCTGGCCCAGTCGCGTTGGGAGGCCCACAAGAAGCAGGTCGTCGCGACGCTCGAGAACGAGCAGGTGGCTGAGCCGACGACGACCCCCGTCAGCGCGTCGTCGTTCGCGACTGACTCGAACGGCGTCGGCACCCTCGCCGATGACGAGTCGCTCGCTGCGCTGCGAGAGAAGCTCTCGGGCAGCTAA
- a CDS encoding DUF885 domain-containing protein, with protein sequence MIDDAPRPQTDIDRVAEEWMGTEVQLEPERRVELGLPGDQSEYGDLSPDRFEARREAVTATLRRLDDASPVDEVDRVTLLELRRTLRLALDELAAGVGYRDLNNIASPAQAVRMVFDLMPSDTDDDRAAIARRMANIPAALGGYLETLREGVRRGIVPARRQVAEVVAQVREYAKPDGFFATLAVATGSRSGIGAAASLAVDLERGAAAAQRAYADLADVLARELAPVAAETDAVGREHYALASRSFLGAEIDLDETYEWGLDELARMTGEQEAVANELVPGGTVADAIARLEGDPSRKLHGTEALRAWMQETSDRAIDELGRTHFDITAPMRTLECRIAPTQEGAIYYTGPNDDFSRPGRMWWSVAPGVTAFDTWRELTTVYHEGVPGHHLQIAHAIARKDHLNSWRRNNWTSGHGEGWALYAERLMAQLGYLDDPADRLGMLDAQRMRAARVVLDIGVHLGKRVPASAEIGVAQVWDHDVALEFLRRNVNMPDAFVRFEVNRYFGWPGQAPSYKVGQRIWEEVRARAEAARGAAFDLRAWHTRALDLGGVGLDTLRTVVAR encoded by the coding sequence ATGATCGACGACGCCCCGCGCCCGCAGACCGACATCGATCGCGTCGCCGAGGAGTGGATGGGCACCGAGGTCCAGCTCGAGCCGGAGCGGCGTGTCGAGCTCGGCCTCCCGGGCGACCAGAGCGAGTACGGCGACCTGTCACCCGACCGTTTCGAGGCCCGTCGCGAGGCCGTGACGGCGACGCTTCGCAGACTCGACGACGCGTCACCCGTCGACGAGGTCGATCGGGTGACGCTGCTCGAACTGCGTCGCACCCTCCGTCTCGCGCTCGACGAGCTCGCGGCCGGCGTCGGCTACCGCGACCTCAACAACATCGCCTCGCCCGCACAAGCGGTGCGCATGGTCTTCGACCTCATGCCGAGTGACACGGATGACGACCGCGCCGCGATCGCGCGACGCATGGCGAACATCCCCGCCGCCCTCGGCGGGTACCTCGAGACGCTTCGAGAAGGCGTTCGGCGGGGGATCGTGCCCGCCAGACGCCAAGTCGCCGAGGTCGTCGCCCAGGTCCGTGAGTACGCCAAGCCCGACGGCTTCTTCGCGACCCTCGCGGTCGCCACGGGCTCGAGATCCGGCATCGGCGCGGCAGCGTCCCTCGCCGTCGACCTGGAGCGGGGTGCGGCGGCAGCTCAACGGGCGTACGCCGATCTCGCCGATGTGCTTGCGCGCGAGCTCGCCCCCGTCGCGGCCGAGACGGACGCCGTCGGACGCGAACACTATGCACTCGCATCGCGGTCGTTCCTCGGCGCCGAGATCGACCTCGATGAGACCTACGAGTGGGGACTCGACGAGCTCGCCCGAATGACCGGTGAACAGGAGGCGGTCGCGAACGAACTCGTGCCGGGCGGCACGGTCGCCGATGCGATCGCCCGGCTCGAGGGAGACCCGTCGCGGAAGCTGCACGGCACCGAGGCGCTGCGCGCGTGGATGCAGGAGACGAGCGACCGTGCGATCGACGAGCTCGGCCGCACGCACTTCGACATCACCGCACCCATGCGCACGCTCGAGTGCCGCATCGCGCCGACACAGGAGGGCGCGATCTACTACACCGGTCCGAACGATGACTTCTCACGGCCGGGACGCATGTGGTGGTCGGTCGCGCCCGGTGTCACGGCGTTCGATACGTGGCGCGAGCTCACCACCGTCTACCACGAGGGCGTTCCAGGGCATCACCTGCAGATCGCGCACGCGATCGCCCGCAAGGACCACCTCAATTCATGGCGCCGCAACAACTGGACGAGCGGCCACGGAGAGGGATGGGCACTGTACGCCGAGCGCCTCATGGCGCAGCTCGGTTACCTCGACGACCCGGCCGATCGGCTGGGCATGCTGGACGCCCAGCGCATGCGCGCCGCCCGAGTCGTGCTCGACATCGGCGTGCACCTCGGCAAACGCGTGCCCGCCTCCGCGGAGATCGGCGTGGCCCAGGTGTGGGACCACGACGTCGCGCTCGAGTTCCTGCGCCGCAACGTCAACATGCCGGATGCGTTCGTTCGATTCGAGGTGAACCGGTACTTCGGCTGGCCGGGACAGGCCCCGTCGTACAAGGTCGGTCAGCGCATCTGGGAGGAAGTTCGCGCCCGCGCAGAGGCGGCCAGGGGCGCCGCGTTCGATCTGCGCGCGTGGCACACCCGCGCGCTCGACCTCGGTGGTGTCGGCCTCGACACGCTGCGCACCGTCGTCGCGCGGTGA
- a CDS encoding GAF domain-containing protein, whose protein sequence is MRDLVAASRRRSLRLLGSPDRAQPAVDAAEADLDRRRAGHPLAPVYDVLHTLLVQPATATGLIVAITDAAGRLVWVEGDDATLRRAEGMAFVPGADWSERTVGTCAPGTALETGDAVQVAGREHFAPAAQAWSCSAVPVRRPGSGELLGVIDVTGGTDAIGPHTIPLLRAAAAAATTELHVRALAQGSGSIRSALNGHASGEARAPARLHLRLLGRDRAELAASNGARIELTPRHSEIMLLLATHPSGLSGPELAAELYRDDGNAVTLRAEVTRLRAALTRLDPGIRLASQPYRLNAELGTDADDVLRSIDRGAHRRALRDYAGAPLPGSEAPGVEAIRARTTTTLREAVLGHGNAEAVIALLERPGHADDIEANLLALRLLPPRSPRRAAIIARLDALGA, encoded by the coding sequence ATGCGCGACCTCGTCGCCGCGTCGCGCCGTCGTTCGCTTCGCCTCCTCGGCTCGCCCGACCGAGCGCAGCCGGCCGTCGATGCGGCGGAGGCCGACCTCGATCGCCGACGCGCGGGGCATCCGCTCGCACCCGTCTACGACGTCCTGCACACCCTGCTGGTGCAGCCCGCGACGGCAACGGGACTCATCGTGGCGATCACGGATGCGGCCGGTCGTCTCGTGTGGGTCGAGGGAGACGACGCGACCCTGCGCCGCGCGGAGGGCATGGCGTTCGTGCCGGGCGCCGACTGGTCGGAGCGCACGGTGGGGACGTGCGCGCCGGGCACGGCCCTCGAGACCGGCGATGCCGTGCAGGTCGCCGGCCGCGAACACTTCGCTCCGGCCGCGCAGGCGTGGAGCTGCAGCGCCGTCCCCGTCCGCAGGCCCGGATCGGGGGAGCTGCTCGGCGTCATCGACGTCACGGGCGGTACCGACGCGATCGGGCCCCACACCATTCCGCTCCTGCGGGCCGCCGCCGCGGCGGCCACGACCGAGCTGCACGTCCGGGCCCTGGCCCAGGGGAGTGGGTCGATACGCTCAGCGCTCAACGGGCACGCGTCCGGCGAGGCGCGCGCGCCGGCCCGGCTCCACCTGCGCCTGCTCGGGCGCGACCGTGCCGAGCTCGCCGCGTCGAACGGCGCCCGCATCGAGCTCACCCCGCGGCACAGCGAGATCATGTTGCTGCTGGCGACCCACCCGTCCGGACTCTCGGGCCCGGAGCTCGCGGCCGAGCTGTACCGCGACGACGGCAATGCCGTGACCCTGCGCGCCGAGGTCACGCGGCTGCGCGCCGCGCTCACCAGACTCGACCCTGGCATCCGGCTCGCCTCGCAGCCGTACCGGTTGAACGCCGAACTCGGCACCGACGCCGACGACGTCCTGCGTTCCATCGACCGCGGCGCGCACCGCAGGGCCCTGCGTGACTACGCGGGTGCACCGCTTCCCGGTTCAGAGGCGCCGGGCGTCGAGGCGATTCGCGCGCGCACGACAACGACGTTGCGCGAGGCGGTGCTCGGTCACGGAAACGCCGAGGCGGTCATCGCCCTCCTCGAACGACCGGGCCACGCCGACGACATCGAGGCCAACTTGCTCGCCCTCAGGCTGCTGCCACCGCGCTCGCCGCGGCGCGCCGCAATCATCGCGCGGCTCGATGCCCTCGGCGCATAG
- the coaE gene encoding dephospho-CoA kinase (Dephospho-CoA kinase (CoaE) performs the final step in coenzyme A biosynthesis.), producing MTTIALTGGIASGKSTIANHLRELGAVILDADHFARMAVGAGMPALAAIRAHFGDRVIRPDGSLDRPALAAIVFADEEQRAVLNGITHPEIARLTLAAKAEVRSGDPNAIIVHDIPLLLEARHNYDYDEIWVADAPAEVRLERLVDERGLDRAEAARRVGSQATDEQRRRIADVLFDTTETLDETLAHVEREWARVSAAALTDTDERYGA from the coding sequence ATGACCACCATCGCACTGACCGGCGGCATCGCCTCCGGCAAATCGACGATCGCGAACCACCTGCGCGAGCTCGGTGCCGTGATCCTCGACGCCGACCACTTCGCGCGGATGGCCGTCGGCGCTGGGATGCCCGCCCTCGCGGCGATCCGCGCCCACTTCGGCGACCGGGTCATCCGACCGGACGGCTCGCTCGACCGCCCGGCGCTTGCGGCGATCGTCTTCGCCGACGAGGAACAGCGCGCCGTGCTCAATGGCATCACCCACCCGGAGATCGCACGTCTGACCCTCGCCGCAAAGGCGGAGGTGCGCAGCGGCGACCCGAACGCGATCATCGTGCACGACATCCCCCTCCTCCTGGAAGCTCGCCACAACTACGACTACGACGAGATCTGGGTCGCCGATGCGCCGGCTGAGGTCCGCCTCGAGCGCCTCGTCGACGAACGCGGCCTCGATCGCGCAGAGGCTGCCCGCCGCGTCGGCTCGCAGGCCACCGATGAGCAGCGGCGGCGCATCGCGGATGTGCTCTTCGACACGACCGAGACGCTCGACGAGACGTTGGCACACGTCGAACGGGAGTGGGCCCGCGTGAGTGCGGCGGCGCTCACCGACACCGACGAGCGCTACGGGGCCTGA